Proteins encoded in a region of the Nicotiana tomentosiformis chromosome 9, ASM39032v3, whole genome shotgun sequence genome:
- the LOC104120072 gene encoding uncharacterized protein — protein MPPMTHRTITVYLHGYCVPPMNDGASCDAWYRFSVLGRRIRLSGVPSRLGELSRRIYGRGARSAIVGNDIFAIGSYLTDMNTTADTAYPHLLKHYKRRYDPVWEIVADAGSFPRKFPFVASIGRELYVLSGRHCHYPGFNQNTVPRRCGQVYHVDQHFWRIIPHHNDFTHYDKAILLDRIDARPTTVCVFYCLERGQIMFYYMITGNIHHSAGHTSLAVFYDLYYEDAEFWDFNDIVGLDHVQDFDPLISASIYGQPVFRENAFFWLGYDLRVYAYSLDERRWFTSPPASFGLDDVSISPLLLGMRNRRFMAVITLSDHLIAASTFIVSREENDLRVIVEAVETFPILDPNFRLLRAMLEYGEAKY, from the exons ATGCCTCCGATGACACATCGGACTATTACTGTCTATCTCCATGGTTACTGCGTCCCGCCGATGAATGACGGCGCTTCTTGTGATGCGTGGTATCGTTTTAGTGTCCTTGGAAGGCGTATTCGTCTGTCTGGTGTGCCCTCTCGCCTCGGGGAGCTTTCTCGGCGCATATACGGGCGGGGAGCAAGATCTGCGATAGTTGGTAATGATATTTTCGCAATTGGAAGCTACCTTACGGATATGAATACAACCGCTGATACCGCGTATCCGCATCTCCTTAAGCATTATAAGAGGAGATACGATCCCGTCTGGGAGATTGTAGCGGATGCAGGAAGCTTTCCCCGTAAGTTTCCTTTTGTGGCCTCCATTGGGAGGGAGCTATATGTTCTGTCAGGCAGACATTGCCATTACCCTGGTTTTAATCAAAATACGGTTCCTCGTCGATGTGGTCAAGTTTACCATGTTGATCAGCACTTCTGGAGGATTATTCCTCATCATAATGACTTTACCCATTATGATAAGGCCATCCTCCTGGATAGAATTGACGCTAGGCCAACAACAGTATGTGTTTTCTATTGCTTGGAACGAGGACAGATCATGTTCTATTACATGATTACCGGGAATATCCACCATTCTGCGGGCCATACTTCGCTTGCTGTCTTTTATGACTTGTATTATGAGGATGCTGAGTTTTGGGACTTCAATGACATTGTAGGTTTGGACCATGTCCAAGATTTTGACCCCTTGATTTCTGCTTCAATTTATGGACAGCCGGTTTTTCGTGAGAATGCGTTCTTTTGGCTAGGCTACGACCTCCGAGTGTATGCATATTCTTTGGATGAGAGGAGATGGTTCACGTCACCTCCCGCTTCTTTTGGGCTAGATGATGTTTCCATTTCACCTCTATTGCTTGGCATGCGAAACCGCAGGTTCATGGCGGTTATTACTCTATCTGATCATCTTATAGCAGCTTCCACCTTCATTGTGTCAAGGGAAGAAAATGATTTAAGGGTGATTGTGGAGGCAGTTGAGACTTTCCCTATTCTTGATCCTAACTTTAGGTTGCTTCGTGCAAT GTTGGAGTACGGTGAGGCAAAATACTAA